A single region of the Gossypium arboreum isolate Shixiya-1 chromosome 12, ASM2569848v2, whole genome shotgun sequence genome encodes:
- the LOC108477928 gene encoding histidine kinase CKI1-like — translation MLSILAITTATQLGADVEHCENGNEALELVCDGLKAQRNYDYILMDCQMLPMNGYEATRRIRIEEERYGVRIPIIALTAHTSGTEAMEAGMDAHLNKPLKTNELMEVIESIETKE, via the exons ATGTTAAGCATTCTTGCTATAACTACTGCCACACAGCTCGGTGCCGATGTTGAGCATTGTGAAAATGGAAATGAAGCTTTAGAATTAGTTTGCGATGGTCTCAAAGCTCAGAGAAACTATGATTATATATTGATGGATTGTCAG ATGTTGCCGATGAATGGATATGAAGCAACGAGACGGATTAGAATTGAGGAGGAACGATACGGTGTTCGTATTCCGATCATTGCGTTGACTGCTCATACATCTGGGACGGAGGCGATGGAAGCCGGAATGGATGCTCACTTGAATAAACCTTTAAAGACAAATGAATTGATGGAAGTCATTGAAAGTATTGAGACAAAAGAATAA
- the LOC128279260 gene encoding histidine kinase CKI1-like, producing the protein MQALLVLVPPSIVITWWYKTTRQIEQNVDFNTHSFYSGFQSQIHIIANSIPPLNSSAASLAKLLSSSFNQTDEISFDEIEIKVAPTLFLAFTTTPYLSQISYVGLEGLFFCYYIDGNQTLSTYANSSFSSRKKHVWYKQPVDNQTGKLYGEPVRSHSFNVVNTSWFQVALNHSWGYSSLENGWNNGGEPLFLTSVSLLGKGVIAMGVPVKRLTDRLGGINLYGGSLSLITMDGKLLLNGIPNTKFIYVNGTIFLQFMWPNGVKNFPCSNDTPETYKVDTDGKEYNVYALALPHEGIASFVYSKINYSHIALVVTMVLLVIPLVFFVSSMITNAQREICLHDKLIKQMEATQQAERKSMNKSLALVGASHDIRAALAGITGFIDLCLANAAPGSDFETYLKQMSLCAQDLLGLLNSILDTSKIEAGMMNLEEQEFNLADLIEHVVDLYHPVGMIKGVDVVLDPCDGSIIKLSQVKGDRGKLVQILSNILSNAVKYTVEGHVCVRAWVGKPDFETEILASTRKGLGKYMSSLFSGKNDGNSDVKAVSAVRQNRNSVEIVFEVDDTGKGIPKEKQKSVFENYVQVKETAAGQVGTGLGLGIVQSLVRLMGGEIGIVDKEFGEKGTCFRFNVFLKAFEIQGNAMYGGTNSSFAIRNSSPKLGIRTPSPNLDGSQVVLFMRNIERRRVSQKFLESLGISVLVVDHCHHFPSALKKIQSKLNSLLNSSRRSDMSCRSDISSSSSKEMPLSAMEGTEHKLPFNRRKDTPSFNLLVIDVNAESFSELWRTVAEFRRGLHSTCCKVIWLDKPTSPCIDPKRLDSRDEILLQPFHGSRLHRVIKLLSEFGNLSQGISSSSESSKHPYGKTRLRHTQGNDEIQGYVSSSNERYSKQGSSSPTLERTRGRLKSKRKNKDGAESSNG; encoded by the exons ATGCAGGCATTGCTGGTGTTGGTACCACCAAGTATAGTGATCACATGGTGGTATAAAACAACAAGACAAATTGAACAAAATGTGGATTTCAATACCCATAGCTTCTATTCTGgatttcaatcacaaattcacatcATTGCAAATTCAATACCACCATTAAATTCATCTGCTGCAAGTTTAGCAAAACTTTTAAGTTCTTCCTTCAACCAAACTGATGAAATCTCATTCGATGAGATTGAAATTAAG GTGGCACCTACATTGTTCCTTGCATTTACTACAACCCCATACCTGTCTCAAATTTCATATGTTGGATTAGAGGGTCTGTTTTTTTGTTACTACATTGATGGAAATCAAACTCTATCAACATATGCTAACTCCTCGTTTTCGAGCCGAAAGAAGCATGTTTGGTACAAGCAACCGGTGGATAATCAAACAGGGAAGCTATATGGAGAACCTGTTAGATCACATTCATTCAATGTTGTGAATACAAGTTGGTTTCAAGTAGCATTAAATCATTCATGGGGGTATTCTTCATTAGAAAATGGGTGGAACAATGGTGGGGAACCTTTGTTTCTCACTAGTGTTAGCTTGCTTGGAAAAGGTGTTATTGCCATGGGAGTACCAGTTAAAAGATTAACTGATAGACTTGGTGGTATTAATCTTTATGGTGGAAGCTTAAGCTTGATTACAATGGATGGAAAATTGTTACTAAATGGAATCCCAAACACCAAATTCATCTATGTTAATGGTACCATTTTCTTACAGTTTATGTGGCCAAATGGTGTTAAAAATTTCCCATGCAGCAATGATACCCCAGAAACCTATAAGGTGGACACTGATGGAAAAGAGTATAAT GTATATGCATTGGCTTTACCACATGAAGGAATAGCAAGCTTTGTTTATAGCAAAATCAATTATTCTCACATTGCTCTCGTGGTAACAATGGTGTTATTAGTCATCCCCCTTGTTTTCTTCGTATCATCAATGATCACCAATGCTCAAAGGGAGATTTGCTTACATGATAAGCTCATTAAACAAATGGAAGCAACTCAACAAGCTGAGAGAAAAAGCATGAACAAAAGCCTTGCTTTAGTTGGTGCCAGCCATGACATCCGAGCAGCATTAGCCGGTATTACTGGTTTCATCGATTTATGCCTGGCAAATGCAGCCCCTGGGTCGGATTTCGAGACATATTTGAAGCAAATGAGTCTTTGTGCACAGGATTTATTAG GGCTATTGAATTCTATACTTGATACTAGCAAAATTGAAGCTGGAATGATGAATTTGGAAGAACAGGAGTTCAATTTGGCTGATTTGATTGAACATGTGGTTGATTTATATCATCCTGTGGGTATGATTAAGGGTGTTGATGTTGTTTTAGACCCTTGTGATGGATCCATTATTAAGCTCTCACAAGTGAAAGGTGACAGAGGGAAACTCGTACAAATATTAAGCAATATACTGAGCAACGCTGTTAAATATACTGTTGAAGGGCATGTATGTGTTCGAGCTTGGGTCGGAAAGCCTGATTTCGAAACCGAAATACTTGCTTCCACTCGGAAAGGTTTAGGCAAGTACATGTCCAGTTTGTTTTCCGGTAAAAATGATGGCAACAGTGACGTCAAAGCAGTAAGTGCAGTTAGACAGAATCGTAATTCGGTGGAGATTGTGTTCGAGGTCGATGATACAGGTAAAGGTATTCcgaaagagaaacaaaaatcagTGTTTGAAAACTACGTGCAGGTTAAAGAAACAGCAGCTGGACAAGTAGGTACTGGTTTAGGCCTTGGAATTGTTCAATCTTTG GTACGTTTAATGGGTGGAGAGATTGGAATTGTTGATAAAGAGTTTGGTGAAAAGGGCACTTGCTTTAGATTCAATGTTTTCCTCAAAGCGTTTGAGATTCAAGGTAATGCCATGTATGGTGGCACAAACTCGAGCTTTGCCATTCGAAATTCTAGTCCCAAACTCGGCATTCGTACTCCTAGTCCCAATTTAGACGGATCACAAGTCGTTCTCTTCATGCGAAACATCGAAAGGCGAAGAGTTTCACAAAAATTCTTGGAGAGTCTTGGTATAAGTGTATTAGTCGTAGATCATTGTCACCATTTTCCATCTGCATTGAAAAAGATACAATCCAAGCtaaattctttactcaattcttcaAGGAGATCAGATATGAGTTGTAGAAGTGATATCTCAAGTTCGAGTTCTAAAGAAATGCCTTTAAGTGCCATGGAAGGAACTGAACATAAATTACCTTTCAACCGACGCAAAGATACACCGAGCTTCAATCTACTTGTGATTGATGTCAATGCAGAGTCATTTTCCGAGCTGTGGAGGACTGTAGCTGAATTCCGAAGAGGCCTTCATAGTACATGTTGTAAGGTGATATGGTTAGATAAACCTACTTCACCTTGCATCGATCCAAAAAGACTTGATTCCCGTGATGAAATTCTGTTACAACCTTTCCATGGCTCACGTTTGCACCGAGTGATAAAACTTCTTTCGGAATTTGGAAACTTGTCACAAGGTATTTCATCTAGTTCAGAAAGTTCAAAGCATCCATATGGCAAGACAAGGTTGAGACACACTCAAGGTAATGACGAGATACAAGGATACGTCAGCTCGAGCAATGAACGGTATAGTAAGCAAGGATCGTCATCACCTACACTAGAGCGTACTCGTGGTAGGTTGAAATCGAAAAGAAAGAACAAGGACGGTGCCGAGTCGAGTAACG GATAA
- the LOC108478749 gene encoding histidine kinase CKI1-like codes for MKLSISIASCPVIILFLLALLVLIPPSIMITWWHKTTRQIEQNVDFNTHSLDSGFQSQIHIIADSIPPLNSSAASLAKLLTSSFNQTDEISFDEIETKVAPTLFLAFTTIPYLSQISYVGLEGLFFSYHIDGNQTLSTYANSSFSSRKKHVWYKQPVDNQTGKLYGEPVRSHSFNVVNTSWFQVALNHSSGYSSLENGWNNGGEPLFLTSVSLLGKGVIAMGVPVKRLTDRLGGINLYGGSLSLITMDEKLLLNGIPNTKFIYVNGTIFLQFMWPNGVKNFPCSNDTSETYMMVIDGKEYNVRCSTVKISGVQSVYALALPHEGIASFVYSKINFSHIALVVTMVLLVIPLVFFISSMTTNAQREIYLHDKLIKQMEATQQAERKSMNKSLALVGASHDIRAALAGITGYIDLCLANAAPGSDFETYLKQMSLCAQDLLGLLNSILDTSKIEAGMMNLEEQEFNLADLIEHVVDLYHPVGMIKGVDVVLDPCDGSIIKLSQAKGDRGKLKQILSNILSNAVKFTVEGHVCVRAWVGKHDFETEILASTRKGLGKYVPRLFSDKNEGNGDVKAESAVRQNRDLVEIVFEVDDTGKGIPKEKQKSVFENYVQVKETAAGQVGTGLGLGIVQSLVHLMGGEIGIVDKEFGEKGTCFRFTVFLTACETQGAAMYGGTNSSFAIRNSSPKLGIRTPSPKLDGSQVVLFMQNIERRRVSQKFLESLGISVLVVDQCHQFPSAMKKIQPKLNSLHHSSRRSDMSCRSDISSSSSKDMPLSAMEGAEHKLPFNRRKDTPSFNLLVIDVNAESFSELWRIVAEFRRGLHSTCCKVIWLDKPTSPCIDPKRLDPDDEILLQPFHGSRLHRVIKLLPEFGNLSQGISSSSESSKHPYSKTRLRNTQRNDEIQEYISSSDEQYSKQGSSSPTLVYTRGRLKSKRKNEDSAESSNGEMPLIGKRILIAEDNKMLSILAITTATQLGADVEHCENGNEALERVCNGLKAQRNYDYVLMDCEMLPMNGYEATRRIRIEEERYGVRIPIIALTAHRSGTEALEAGMDAHLNKPLVANELMKVIESLQTKK; via the exons ATGAAGCTGAGCATATCTATAGCGTCATGCCCTGTCATAATCCTCTTCTTATTG GCGTTGTTGGTGTTGATACCTCCAAGCATAATGATCACATGGTGGCATAAAACAACCAGACAAATCGAACAAAATGTGGATTTCAATACCCATAGCTTGGATTCTGgatttcaatcacaaattcacatcATTGCAGATTCAATACCTCCATTAAATTCATCTGCTGCAAGTTTAGCAAAGCTTTTAACTTCTTCCTTCAACCAAACTGATGAAATCTCATTCGATGAGATTGAAACTAAG GTGGCACCTACATTGTTCCTTGCATTTACTACAATTCCATACCTGTCTCAAATTTCATATGTTGGATTAGAGGGTCTGTTTTTTTCTTACCACATTGATGGAAATCAAACTCTATCAACATATGCTAACTCCTCGTTTTCGAGCCGAAAGAAGCATGTTTGGTACAAGCAACCAGTGGATAATCAAACAGGGAAGCTATATGGAGAACCTGTTAGATCCCATTCATTCAATGTTGTGAATACAAGTTGGTTTCAAGTAGCATTAAATCATTCATCGGGGTATTCTTCATTAGAAAATGGGTGGAACAATGGTGGGGAACCTTTGTTTCTCACTAGTGTTAGCTTGCTTGGAAAAGGTGTTATTGCCATGGGAGTACCAGTTAAAAGACTAACTGATAGACTTGGTGGTATTAATCTTTATGGTGGAAGCTTAAGCTTGATTACAATGGATGAAAAATTATTACTAAATGGAATCCCAAACACCAAATTCATCTATGTTAATGGTACTATTTTCTTACAGTTTATGTGGCCAAATGGTGTTAAAAATTTCCCATGCAGCAATGATACCTCAGAAACCTATATGATGGTCATTGATGGAAAAGAGTATAATGTTCGTTGTTCAACAGTCAAAATCTCCGGAGTACAATCC GTATATGCTTTGGCTTTACCACATGAAGGAATAGCAAGCTTTGTTTATAGCAAAATCAATTTTTCTCACATTGCTCTTGTGGTAACAATGGTGTTATTAGTCATCCCTCTTGTTTTCTTCATATCATCAATGACCACCAATGCTCAAAGGGAGATTTACCTACATGATAAGCTCATTAAACAAATGGAAGCAACTCAACAAGCTGAGAGAAAAAGCATGAACAAAAGCCTTGCTTTAGTTGGTGCCAGCCATGATATCCGAGCAGCCTTAGCCGGTATTACCGGTTACATCGATTTATGCCTGGCAAATGCAGCCCCTGGGTCGGATTTCGAGACATATTTGAAGCAAATGAGTCTTTGTGCACAGGATTTATTAG GGCTATTGAACTCTATACTTGATACTAGCAAAATTGAAGCTGGAATGATGAATTTGGAAGAACAAGAGTTCAATTTGGCTGATTTGATTGAACATGTGGTTGATTTATATCATCCTGTGGGTATGATTAAGGGTGTTGATGTTGTTTTAGACCCTTGTGATGGATCCATTATTAAGCTCTCACAAGCGAAAGGTGACAGAGGGAAACTCAAGCAAATATTAAGCAATATATTGAGCAATGCTGTTAAATTTACTGTTGAAGGGCATGTATGTGTTCGAGCTTGGGTCGGAAAGCATGATTTCGAAACCGAAATACTTGCTTCTACTCGGAAAGGTTTAGGCAAGTACGTGCCTCGTTTGTTTTCCGACAAAAACGAAGGCAATGGTGATGTCAAAGCGGAAAGTGCAGTTAGACAGAATCGTGATTTGGTGGAGATTGTGTTCGAGGTTGATGATACAGGTAAAGGTATTccaaaagagaaacaaaaatcagTGTTTGAAAACTATGTGCAGGTTAAAGAAACAGCAGCTGGACAAGTAGGTACTGGTTTAGGCCTTGGAATTGTTCAATCTTTG GTACATTTAATGGGCGGAGAGATTGGAATTGTTGATAAAGAGTTTGGTGAGAAGGGAACTTGCTTTAGATTCACCGTTTTCCTCACAGCTTGTGAGACTCAAGGTGCTGCCATGTATGGTGGCACAAACTCGAGCTTTGCCATTCGAAATTCTAGTCCCAAACTCGGCATTCGTACTCCTAGTCCCAAGTTAGACGGATCACAAGTCGTTCTCTTCATGCAAAACATCGAAAGGCGAAGAGTTTCACAAAAATTCTTGGAGAGTCTTGGTATAAGTGTATTAGTTGTAGATCAATGTCACCAGTTTCCATCTGCTATGAAAAAGATACAACCCAAGCTAAATTCTTTACACCATTCTTCAAGGAGATCAGATATGAGTTGTAGAAGTGATATCTCAAGTTCGAGTTCTAAAGATATGCCTTTAAGTGCCATGGAAGGAGCTGAACATAAATTGCCTTTCAACCGACGCAAAGATACACCGAGCTTCAATCTACTTGTGATTGATGTCAATGCAGAGTCATTTTCCGAGCTGTGGAGGATTGTTGCTGAATTCCGAAGAGGCCTTCATAGTACATGTTGTAAGGTGATTTGGTTAGATAAACCGACTTCACCTTGCATCGATCCAAAAAGACTCGATCCCGATGATGAAATTCTGTTACAACCTTTCCATGGGTCACGTTTGCATCGAGTGATAAAACTTCTTCCGGAATTCGGAAACTTGTCACAAGGTATTTCATCTAGTTCAGAAAGTTCAAAGCATCCATATAGCAAGACAAGGTTGAGAAACACTCAACGTAATGACGAGATACAAGAATACATCAGTTCGAGCGATGAACAGTATAGTAAGCAAGGATCATCATCACCTACACTAGTGTACACGCGTGGTAGGTTGAAATCAAAAAGAAAGAACGAGGACAGTGCCGAGTCGAGTAACGGCGAAATGCCCTTGATTGGGAAAAGAATATTGATTGCTGAGGACAACAAAATGCTAAGCATTCTTGCTATAACTACTGCTACACAGCTTGGTGCCGATGTTGAGCATTGTGAAAATGGAAATGAAGCTTTAGAACGAGTGTGCAATGGTCTCAAAGCTCAGAGAAACTATGATTATGTATTGATGGATTGTGAG ATGTTGCCGATGAATGGATATGAAGCAACGCGACGAATTAGAATTGAGGAGGAACGATATGGTGTTCGTATTCCGATCATTGCGTTGACCGCTCATAGATCAGGGACGGAGGCGTTGGAAGCTGGAATGGATGCTCATTTGAATAAACCTCTTGTGGCAAATGAATTGATGAAAGTCATCGAAAGTCTCCAGACAAAAAAATGA
- the LOC108476896 gene encoding bZIP transcription factor 53-like, whose translation MATVQKPASSSESDPRCANMDEKKRKRMLSNRESARRSRMKKQKLLEDLVNEVSALQKNNTQICEKIKFTTQRFVKMEASNSVLRAQIIELTESLQSLNSILHMAEDGSGYDVDILEISDPLMKPWQLPCSTQPICSTFDG comes from the coding sequence ATGGCTACTGTGCAAAAACCGGCGAGTTCCTCCGAATCCGACCCAAGATGCGCCAACATGGACGAGAAGAAAAGGAAGAGGATGCTGTCGAACCGTGAATCAGCGAGGCGATCGcgtatgaagaaacaaaagctaCTCGAAGATTTAGTTAACGAAGTGAGTGCATTGCAGAAAAATAACACCCAGATCTGTGAAAAGATCAAGTTCACAACCCAACGCTTCGTCAAAATGGAAGCTTCCAACAGTGTCTTAAGAGCTCAAATAATTGAATTGACCGAGAGCTTGCAGTCCTTGAACTCGATACTGCACATGGCGGAAGACGGAAGCGGGTACGACGTCGATATCCTGGAGATCTCCGATCCTCTGATGAAGCCATGGCAACTCCCTTGTTCGACGCAGCCGATATGCTCGACTTTTgatggataa
- the LOC108479430 gene encoding vacuolar protein sorting-associated protein 51 homolog, which produces MGTEDVPLDDKAKRMRDLLSSFYSPDPSSTNDASSNHGSLDAIDTTSFDADQYMNLLIRKSNLEALLQRHVEMAAEIKNIDTDLQMLVYENYNKFISATDAIKRMKSNIVGMETNMEHLLDKIMSVQSKSDGVNTSLFEKREHIEKLHRTRNLLRKVQFIYDLPVRLEKCIKSEAYADAVKFYTGAMPIFKAYGDSSFQDCKQASEEAIAIIVKNLQGKLFSDSESIQARAEAAVLLKQLDFPVDSLQAKLLEKLEQSLGDLQLKPDEIENVSVESNDPKQGEVSDSIPIAAHEGSVLEFAEAIRAYRVIFPDSEGQPTKLAQDLVVKHFETTQHYVKGRISSGKLLGVLRIIWTDVLLMDEVLSEAVLPGFSLEAAQVALKQYVASTFNYLLRDISDALLRVNVSSKEAAEELPLQVALEASKKAVLQGSMDVLLEFRRLLDDDLGLLVQLRDFLIDWVQEGFQDFFRALDDRFLLLSGRKSSSSQDQDLTGAHGEKVLAGLVLVLAQLSVFIEQTAVPRITEEIAASFSGGGGRGYENGPAFVPGEICRIFRSAGEKLLLHYTKMRTQKVSTLLRKRFTTPNWVKHKEPREVHMFVDLFLQELKEIGSEVRQILPQGHSRKHRRSDSNGSTASSRSNQLRDDKMTRSNTQRARSQLLETHLAKLFKQKVEIFTKVEYTQESVVTTIVKLCLKSLQEFARLQTFNRSGFQQIQLDIQFLRTPLKETVEDEAAIDFLLDEVIVAASERCLDPIPLEPPILDKLIQAKLAKWKEQNPVTP; this is translated from the exons ATGGGGACGGAAGATGTTCCTTTGGACGACAAGGCGAAGAGAATGAGAGATCTGCTGTCGAGCTTCTACTCTCCAGATCCTTCTTCGACAAACGACGCTTCTTCAAACCACGGCAGCTTAGACGCTATCGACACCACTTCTTTCGATGCCGATCAGTACATGAACCTCCTG ATACGGAAGTCGAATTTGGAAGCGCTTCTTCAGAGGCATGTTGAAATGGCGGCCGAAATTAAGAATATCGATACCGATTTGCAAATGCTGGTTTACGAGAATTACAACAAGTTTATCAGTGCCACGGATGCAATTAAACG GATGAAAAGTAATATTGTAGGCATGGAAACAAATATGGAACATCTGCTTGATAAG ATAATGTCAGTGCAATCTAAAAGTGATGGGGTCAACACTTCTCTTTTTGAAAAGAGAGAACATATAGAGAAATTGCACCGGACACGTAATCTTCTGCGTAAAGTTCAG TTCATTTATGATCTGCCCGTTAGACTTGAAAAGTGCATCAAGTCAGAAGCATATGCTGATGCTGTCAAGTTCTACACTGGAGCAATGCCAATTTTTAAG GCATATGGAGATTCGTCATTTCAGGACTGTAAACAAGCATCTGAAGAAGCGATTGCTATAATAGTTAAAAACTTGCAG GGAAAGCTGTTTTCAGACTCTGAATCCATTCAAGCTAGAGCTGAAGCTGCAGTGCTTTTGAAGCAGTTGGATTTTCCG GTGGATAGCTTACAGGCAAAACTGCTTGAAAAGTTAGAGCAATCTCTTGGAGACCTTCAGCTTAAACCAGATGAAATTGAGAATGTTTCTGTGGAGTCTAATGATCCTAAACAGGGAGAAGTTTCAGACTCAATTCCTATTGCAGCTCATGAG GGTTCTGTCCTTGAGTTTGCGGAGGCTATCCGTGCTTATCGAGTAATATTTCCTGACTCAGAGGGGCAACCAACTAAACTTGCTCAAGACTTGGTTGTCAA GCACTTTGAAACTACTCAGCACTATGTCAAGGGACGGATTTCTTCTGGCAAACTCCTGGGTGTTCTTC GGATTATTTGGACAGATGTGCTTCTAATGGATGAAGTGTTAAGTGAGGCTGTTCTACCTGGTTTTTCTCTGGAG GCTGCCCAAGTTGCTCTTAAACAGTATGTTGCCAGCACGTTTAATTACCTTCTACGGGACATATCAG ATGCCCTTCTGAGAGTAAATGTTAGTTCAAAAGAGGCAGCAGAGGAGCTCCCCTTGCAGGTTGCTTTGGAAGCCAGCAAAAAAGCTGTGCTCCAGGGCAGCATGGATGTCTTACTG GAATTCCGTAGACTTCTTGATGATGACTTAGGGCTGCTAGTTCAATTGAGAGATTTCTTAATTGATTGGGTTCAAGAAGGATTTCAGGACTTCTTCAGGGCTCTTGATGATCGTTTTCTCTTACTTTCGGGAAGAAAGAGTTCATCCAGTCAAGATCAAGATTTAACTGGAGCACACGGCGAAAAAGTTCTTGCTGGTCTTGTCCTGGTGTTGGCTCAACTTTCCGTTTTCATTGAACAAACTGCTGTCCCAAGAATTACCGAG GAAATAGCTGCATCCTTTTCTGGTGGTGGTGGTCGAGGCTATGAAAATGGACCTGCTTTTGTTCCTGGGGAGATATGTCGAATATTTCGGTCAGCTGGTGAAAAGCTTTTGCTCCAT TATACAAAAATGAGAACTCAGAAGGTATCTACTCTGCTAAGAAAGCGGTTTACAACACCAAACTGGGTCAAG CACAAGGAACCTAGAGAAGTTCATATGTTCGTTGATTTGTTTCTTCAAGAG TTGAAGGAAATAGGAAGTGAGGTGAGGCAGATTTTACCTCAAGGGCACTCGCGTAAGCACCGGCGCTCTGACAGCAACGGAAGCACTGCTTCATCCCGGAGTAACCAATTACGAGATGATAAAATGACTAGGTCAAATACACAGAGAGCCAGGAGCCAGCTTTTAGAAACACATCTAGCAAAATTGTTCAAACAAAAggttgaaatttttacaaaagttGAATATACGCAG GAGTCCGTTGTAACAACTATAGTAAAACTTTGCCTTAAAAGCTTGCAAGAATTTGCCAGACTCCAGACTTTTAATCGAAGTGGTTTCCAGCAAATTCAACTGGATATTCAATTCTTAAGGACTCCTTTGAAGGAAACTGTTGAAGACGAAGCGGCGATTGATTTCTTACTTGACGAG GTGATTGTTGCAGCATCAGAGCGTTGTCTTGACCCGATTCCTCTCGAGCCTCCAATTTTGGACAAACTTATACAAGCTAAGTTAGCAAAATGGAAGGAACAGAATCCAGTTACACCCTAG